The candidate division WOR-3 bacterium sequence AAAAGCTCGGTCCGGCAGGTAAATTTATCAAGACCATCCGGGGTGTGGGTTACAAATTGGATAACGAGTGACCCTTACTGTCCTGATAATCCTTGTTTTAATCAGTATAATTATCTTTCTCATTATCCACATTTTGATTTATGTGCGGTATTTAAAAGATATCATTGATTATACCCGGGACTTATTAAAAGATAATTATTCCGCCCGGATGATTAAAAAGGCAAAAGGGAGATGGTCCGAAATCATAAAAGATTTGAATACCCTGGCGGAACGACTTGAGGAGAATAGTGCCCGGGCAAAGAAGAGTGAAGAATTATTGAACATTATATTGGATGAAATGAAAATTGGTTTTATTCTCACCAAACCGAATGGGGAGATTGTTATGGCAAATAAGTTTGTCAAAGAGAACTGGGGAGAGGTGATTGCCCAGCCGGGGAAACTGATTCAAGAGTTAATAGTCAACAGGGCATTTATTGATTTCGTCAGCAAAAAATTAGAGACTATCACCCCAGAATCCATAGAGTTGAACCTTCCAGATAGTGGGAAATACTTCATCGTCACCCGCTATTCTCTTCCAGTCCAGCAACTTTTTTTGTATCTTTTTAGTGACATAACGGATGCTAAAAATTTAGAACGTATCAAATCTGATTTCATCACCAATCTCTCCCATGAATTGCGGACTCCTTTGACCGCAATCAAAGGTTATCTGGATACGCTCCAGGAGCCGGACCTGGAAGAAAAGGATAGAGAAAAATTTATTAAAATCGTGCGGGAAAACATTGAAAGATTGATAAATATTGTTTCTGACCTGCTCATTCTTTCGGATGTAGAGCGGCGGGAGCGAAAATTGGATAAAGAGACATTTGATTTAAATGAGGTGGGCAATGAAGTTGTGAAGTTGTTTCGGAAATCCGCGACTGAAAAGGGTTTGCAACTGATATTTAACCCTGTCCAATTACCATTATACACCGGAGATCGTTTTTTGATTCAACAAGTATTAATAAATCTAATCAGTAATGCGATTAAATTCACGGAGAAGGGGAAAGTGGAACTTGAAATCAAATATGCACAAGACAAATTTTTTATTATTGTCTCCGATACCGGAATTGGGATTTCCAACGATGAGATCCCAAGAATTTTTGAGAGATTTTATACGGTGGATAAAACCCGTTCCCGGAGGCAGGGAGGGACCGGATTGGGTCTATCAATCGTCAAACATATTGTTTATCTCCATCAGGGTGAGATAAAGGTGGAAAGCCGCCTTCAGGAGGGTTCAAGATTCACCATCATTTTACCCGTGGTTCCTTTTTAACCATCTTTTAACATTTGCTTAATTAAGACTTAACATCTTCCTGATATAATATCCGTGAAAGGAGGCGTATGGGCTTAAATCCCAAAACCCATATCCAGCATCCCCAATTCATCCTCTTGGGGTTGTTTTTGTTGTTATTTGTGAGCATGGTCTACGCGGATGCCCCTATATACGGATATATCTGGGTCAGATATACC is a genomic window containing:
- a CDS encoding ATP-binding protein, which codes for MTLTVLIILVLISIIIFLIIHILIYVRYLKDIIDYTRDLLKDNYSARMIKKAKGRWSEIIKDLNTLAERLEENSARAKKSEELLNIILDEMKIGFILTKPNGEIVMANKFVKENWGEVIAQPGKLIQELIVNRAFIDFVSKKLETITPESIELNLPDSGKYFIVTRYSLPVQQLFLYLFSDITDAKNLERIKSDFITNLSHELRTPLTAIKGYLDTLQEPDLEEKDREKFIKIVRENIERLINIVSDLLILSDVERRERKLDKETFDLNEVGNEVVKLFRKSATEKGLQLIFNPVQLPLYTGDRFLIQQVLINLISNAIKFTEKGKVELEIKYAQDKFFIIVSDTGIGISNDEIPRIFERFYTVDKTRSRRQGGTGLGLSIVKHIVYLHQGEIKVESRLQEGSRFTIILPVVPF